From Amphritea atlantica, a single genomic window includes:
- a CDS encoding electron transfer flavoprotein subunit beta, producing the protein MQPNQLANTLKIVSLVSVGKHPQSGRVRRADQDSRAVELGMKLSSDNLVVLHAGDPQEQGLRSYAGMGLKSIQVLEMDPAADAVMPLGEHLQRSGAEIVLTGVRAESGESSGMVPYQLAETLGWPIVPRVADIVSIEGGVAEVLQALPRGQRRSVKVRLPFIASVDSAAQDARQSAFGPASRAVMEVEVVNASTDAVRQSWEEVPARKRPKRLKVVKAKTAAERFKAATAKSQGDGGKVMKNESAAEQAQAILELLKEEGVLR; encoded by the coding sequence ATGCAGCCTAATCAATTGGCTAATACGCTAAAAATAGTATCGCTGGTATCTGTGGGTAAACACCCACAATCCGGGCGTGTACGTCGGGCCGACCAGGACAGCCGTGCAGTTGAGCTGGGAATGAAGCTATCCTCTGATAATCTGGTTGTTCTGCATGCCGGTGATCCTCAGGAACAGGGATTGAGGAGTTATGCCGGTATGGGGCTTAAATCAATCCAGGTGCTCGAAATGGATCCGGCTGCTGATGCTGTAATGCCACTGGGTGAACACCTGCAGCGCTCGGGTGCAGAGATTGTGCTGACCGGCGTTCGGGCTGAGAGTGGTGAGTCATCCGGAATGGTGCCTTACCAGTTGGCGGAAACGCTCGGCTGGCCGATAGTGCCCCGGGTGGCTGATATTGTTTCGATTGAAGGCGGTGTTGCTGAAGTATTGCAGGCATTACCCCGTGGTCAGCGCCGTTCAGTTAAGGTGCGTTTACCGTTTATCGCCAGTGTTGATTCTGCGGCACAGGACGCTCGTCAGAGTGCGTTTGGTCCTGCCAGTCGCGCGGTGATGGAGGTGGAAGTGGTCAACGCTTCGACCGATGCTGTACGTCAGTCATGGGAAGAGGTTCCGGCCCGCAAGCGTCCTAAGCGTTTGAAAGTGGTTAAAGCCAAAACGGCGGCTGAGCGTTTTAAAGCGGCGACGGCCAAATCTCAGGGTGATGGCGGCAAAGTGATGAAAAATGAATCGGCAGCAGAGCAGGCTCAGGCGATCCTGGAACTGCTGAAAGAGGAGGGTGTACTGCGCTGA
- the fdhA gene encoding formaldehyde dehydrogenase, glutathione-independent, whose protein sequence is MCSNHANRGVVYKGPGEVAVEAIAFPELSLGKRKCNHGVILRVLTTNICGSDQHMVRGRTTAQSGLVLGHEITGQIIECGNDVEFLKPGDIVSVPFNIACGRCRNCKEGNTGICLNVNPARPGAAYGYVDMGGWVGGQAEYVMVPYADFNLLKFPDSDQAMEKIRDLTLLSDIFPTGFHGCVTAGVGPGSTVYIAGAGPVGLAAAVSAQLLGAACVIVGDMIEDRLEQARSFGCETIDLRQEGEMADKLEAILGEREVDAFVDCVGFEAHACGCNHGKEAPATVLNSAMQMTRAGGAIGIPGLYVTEDPGAIDEAAQHGALSMRFGLGWAKSHSFHTGQCPVMKYHRPLMQAILFDKVDIAQAVNVQMISLDQAPEGYADFDGGAAKKFVIDPHGAVA, encoded by the coding sequence ATGTGTAGCAACCATGCCAACCGTGGTGTTGTCTATAAAGGCCCGGGTGAAGTCGCTGTAGAAGCGATTGCCTTTCCAGAGCTATCCCTGGGTAAACGCAAGTGTAATCACGGCGTCATTCTACGCGTTCTGACCACCAATATCTGTGGCTCAGACCAGCATATGGTGCGCGGTCGCACTACGGCCCAATCCGGCCTGGTACTGGGTCATGAGATCACCGGACAGATTATCGAGTGTGGTAATGATGTCGAGTTTCTGAAACCGGGTGATATCGTTTCAGTACCTTTCAATATCGCCTGCGGCCGCTGCCGCAACTGTAAAGAAGGCAATACCGGCATCTGCCTCAACGTAAACCCTGCCCGCCCAGGTGCAGCATACGGCTACGTCGATATGGGCGGCTGGGTCGGTGGTCAGGCAGAGTATGTCATGGTGCCCTATGCTGACTTCAACCTACTGAAATTCCCCGATTCCGATCAGGCGATGGAGAAAATCCGCGACCTGACTCTGCTGTCCGATATCTTCCCAACCGGCTTCCACGGCTGTGTTACTGCCGGTGTCGGTCCGGGCTCTACAGTCTATATTGCTGGTGCTGGCCCTGTCGGTCTGGCAGCTGCAGTCTCCGCCCAACTATTAGGAGCCGCCTGTGTTATCGTTGGCGACATGATTGAAGACCGGCTGGAGCAGGCACGCAGCTTTGGCTGTGAAACCATCGATCTGCGTCAGGAAGGCGAGATGGCAGATAAGCTGGAAGCCATTCTGGGTGAACGAGAAGTTGATGCTTTCGTCGACTGTGTTGGTTTTGAAGCGCATGCATGCGGCTGTAATCACGGGAAAGAAGCTCCGGCAACCGTACTTAACTCAGCTATGCAGATGACTCGTGCTGGTGGCGCTATCGGTATTCCAGGACTATATGTGACGGAAGATCCAGGTGCTATCGATGAAGCCGCTCAACACGGCGCTCTGAGTATGCGATTTGGTCTGGGCTGGGCGAAATCCCACTCATTCCACACCGGCCAGTGCCCGGTAATGAAGTACCACCGCCCACTGATGCAGGCAATTCTGTTTGATAAGGTGGATATCGCTCAAGCGGTGAACGTGCAGATGATCTCTCTGGATCAGGCACCAGAGGGCTATGCTGACTTCGATGGCGGTGCGGCGAAGAAGTTTGTTATCGACCCGCATGGAGCTGTGGCTTAA
- a CDS encoding cyclic nucleotide-binding/CBS domain-containing protein, with protein sequence MQAEQIEIASFLKQYPPFSGLPEKVVDEVACEVEIGYFRADSDVFTFGDEISDLCVIRSGAVEIYRRNGDLYNRLSEGELFGQLSLLMSQRVRLPARTIEDSLIYFIPEAVFSSLCERFDSFAYFVEVDDNRLHQAVSSKQESSDLMVSKVTALIARPPVWLDTTATVCQAAQKMTEEGVSSLLIMHSEALTKGEDGDETGAQSLAGILTDRDLRTRVVAPGLDLGSPVTAVMTADPITLDADAYAFEAMLTMLRFNLHHLPILQKDRPVGVLATSDIVRYESQSSLYMVSNIMRQPNVEELAKLQPQISACFVRMVSEDANSHMIGSAMSVIGRTFKQRLLELAEEHLGPPPLPYCFLALGSMARDEQLVVTDQDNALILDNSYQPQQHGEYFAQLAKFVSDGLDRCGYTYCTGNIMATNPQWRKTRREWEATFSDWMENPLPEALLNCSIFFDLDGVWGKTDWAGQLNAFIARKAQRSPKFLASLARNALNRTPPLGFFKSFVMEQDGQHRNSINLKRRGTAPLADLIRVHALAVGSKVQNSFERLDDVVKADILPPGKAADLRDALEFISMVRIRHQAADLEAGQEPSNNVKPEMLTDFDRRNLKEAFQVLSNSQRFLRFRYPFSGR encoded by the coding sequence ATGCAGGCAGAACAGATAGAAATTGCAAGCTTTCTGAAACAGTACCCACCTTTTAGTGGTCTGCCGGAAAAAGTGGTGGACGAGGTCGCCTGTGAGGTAGAGATCGGTTATTTTCGCGCCGATAGTGATGTTTTTACATTTGGTGATGAGATCAGTGATCTCTGTGTTATCCGTAGCGGGGCGGTGGAGATCTACCGTCGTAATGGCGACCTGTATAACCGGCTGAGTGAAGGGGAGTTGTTTGGCCAGTTGAGTCTGCTGATGAGTCAGCGGGTGAGGCTTCCGGCCCGAACGATCGAAGATTCACTGATTTATTTTATCCCCGAAGCCGTGTTCAGCTCCCTTTGTGAGCGCTTTGATTCATTTGCCTACTTTGTCGAGGTGGATGATAACCGTCTGCATCAGGCGGTTTCCAGTAAGCAGGAAAGCAGTGATCTGATGGTGTCTAAAGTGACCGCGCTGATCGCCCGTCCGCCGGTCTGGTTAGATACCACCGCCACCGTTTGTCAGGCAGCGCAGAAGATGACCGAAGAGGGTGTCTCATCGCTGCTGATCATGCATAGCGAAGCGCTTACAAAGGGGGAAGACGGTGATGAAACAGGTGCACAGTCCCTTGCTGGAATTCTTACCGACCGTGATCTGCGTACCCGGGTGGTAGCCCCGGGGCTTGATCTGGGATCCCCTGTGACTGCTGTTATGACCGCTGATCCAATTACCCTGGATGCCGATGCTTATGCCTTTGAGGCGATGCTGACGATGCTGCGTTTTAATCTGCACCATCTGCCTATCCTGCAAAAGGATCGTCCTGTTGGGGTGCTGGCAACGTCTGATATTGTGCGTTATGAATCGCAAAGCAGTCTTTACATGGTCAGCAATATTATGCGCCAGCCCAATGTAGAAGAGTTGGCGAAGTTGCAGCCGCAGATTAGTGCCTGTTTTGTCCGTATGGTCAGTGAAGACGCAAACTCTCATATGATTGGTAGCGCCATGTCGGTGATCGGGCGCACCTTTAAACAGCGTTTGCTGGAGCTCGCTGAGGAGCATCTGGGGCCTCCGCCACTGCCTTATTGTTTTCTGGCGCTGGGCTCAATGGCCCGGGATGAGCAACTGGTGGTGACTGATCAGGACAATGCGCTGATTCTCGATAATAGTTATCAGCCTCAGCAGCATGGAGAGTATTTTGCTCAACTGGCGAAGTTTGTCAGTGATGGACTGGACAGGTGTGGTTATACCTACTGCACAGGCAATATTATGGCCACAAACCCCCAGTGGCGTAAAACCCGGCGGGAATGGGAAGCCACCTTTTCAGACTGGATGGAAAACCCTCTGCCTGAGGCATTGCTGAACTGTTCAATATTCTTTGATCTGGATGGGGTTTGGGGTAAAACTGACTGGGCAGGGCAGCTCAACGCCTTTATTGCCCGCAAGGCACAGCGCTCGCCAAAGTTTCTCGCCAGTCTGGCCCGTAATGCCCTGAACCGTACCCCTCCATTGGGCTTTTTTAAAAGCTTTGTGATGGAGCAGGATGGACAGCATCGAAACTCAATCAATCTTAAACGCCGGGGCACTGCGCCACTGGCTGATCTGATTCGGGTACACGCGCTGGCGGTAGGTTCAAAAGTACAAAACTCATTTGAGCGGCTGGATGATGTGGTGAAAGCAGATATTTTGCCGCCCGGCAAAGCCGCCGATTTACGGGATGCGCTGGAATTTATTTCAATGGTGAGAATTCGACATCAGGCTGCCGATCTGGAGGCCGGACAGGAGCCCTCTAATAATGTTAAGCCGGAAATGCTAACCGACTTCGATAGGCGAAATCTTAAGGAGGCCTTTCAGGTGTTGAGCAATAGTCAGCGATTTCTCCGGTTCCGCTATCCGTTCTCCGGCCGCTAG
- a CDS encoding 3'-5' exonuclease: MTANTENRWSEYYQNLAVNSHDERLRRFYRQGVPAAETPLAEVPFVALDFETTGLDAERDEIISIGLVPFDLNRIRLRESRYWLLKPRQELTETSVPFHGITHSQLDDAPDLNHILDAVLDEIAGKIVVVHYRYIEREFFDAAVKRRLGEGICFPVVDTMEEEAMLHRRGIVSRIKRLTGFKPESIRLGDSRLRYNLPHYGQHHALTDAVATAELLQAQIRYRYSETTPIGDLWI; encoded by the coding sequence ATGACTGCTAATACGGAAAACAGATGGTCAGAGTATTATCAGAACCTCGCTGTCAATTCGCATGATGAACGACTCAGGCGATTCTATCGGCAGGGGGTGCCAGCAGCAGAGACTCCGCTGGCAGAGGTGCCTTTTGTTGCGCTGGATTTTGAGACCACGGGTCTGGATGCCGAGCGTGATGAGATTATCAGTATTGGTCTGGTGCCCTTTGACCTGAACCGGATTCGTTTGCGCGAAAGCCGCTACTGGCTGCTTAAGCCCCGTCAGGAGTTAACAGAAACCTCGGTACCTTTTCATGGAATTACGCATTCTCAGTTAGATGATGCGCCTGATCTTAATCATATACTGGATGCGGTGCTGGATGAGATTGCCGGTAAAATTGTGGTGGTTCATTACCGCTATATCGAACGGGAGTTTTTCGATGCGGCGGTTAAGAGGCGCCTGGGAGAAGGAATCTGTTTTCCTGTAGTGGATACAATGGAGGAGGAGGCGATGTTACACCGCCGCGGTATCGTTAGCAGAATTAAACGGCTGACTGGCTTTAAGCCGGAATCCATCAGGTTGGGGGATAGTCGATTGCGGTATAATCTTCCGCATTATGGGCAGCATCATGCGCTTACCGATGCCGTTGCGACTGCAGAACTGTTGCAGGCGCAGATTCGCTATCGCTATAGCGAAACGACCCCTATCGGTGATCTCTGGATTTGA
- a CDS encoding BCCT family transporter, whose product MNQKVQSGPKSAEYTSDYKAGQDNIQVLGMDIHNPVFTTSAVAILAFITLTLIFPADAKAILEGARTWSIETFDWLFMIAGNVFVLFCLLMIVLPVGKIRLGGADAKPDYSRISWFSMLFAAGMGIGLMFWSVAEPVAYYTDWWGTPLNAEANTPAGEAAAMGATMFHWGLHPWAIYGVVALALGFFTYNKGLPLTIRSAFYPLLGERVWGPIGHVIDIIAVLATIFGLATSLGLGASQAAGGLNFLFGVDNTIATQIAVIVVVTAIAIFSVARGLDGGVKVLSNINMAIAAVLLLFVILAGSISGFFSNLLLTVTSYATDILPLSNWIGREDDKFYTGWTVFYWAWWVSWSPFVGMFIARVSKGRTVREFMTAVLLIPTVVSAVWMAAFGAQALDQVQSGTGALANGLGDVSLAMFQMLENLPLAEITSAFAIVLVLVFFITSSDSGSLVIDSITAGGKVDAPAPQRVFWAVLEGLIAGVLLYGGGTEALKALQAGAITAGLPFTIILLLMCVSIYKGLKTEL is encoded by the coding sequence ATGAACCAAAAAGTTCAAAGCGGTCCCAAGTCAGCGGAATATACCTCTGACTATAAGGCCGGGCAGGATAACATTCAGGTGTTGGGGATGGATATCCATAACCCGGTATTTACCACCAGCGCAGTGGCCATTCTGGCTTTTATTACACTGACTCTGATTTTCCCAGCGGACGCTAAAGCGATACTTGAGGGAGCGCGTACCTGGTCAATTGAGACTTTCGACTGGCTGTTTATGATAGCCGGTAACGTATTTGTGTTGTTTTGTCTGCTAATGATCGTACTGCCGGTGGGTAAAATTCGTTTGGGCGGGGCTGATGCAAAACCGGACTATAGCCGCATATCATGGTTCTCAATGCTGTTTGCTGCGGGTATGGGTATTGGACTGATGTTCTGGAGTGTGGCAGAGCCAGTAGCCTATTACACCGACTGGTGGGGTACGCCTCTGAATGCGGAAGCGAACACACCCGCAGGAGAAGCGGCGGCAATGGGCGCGACAATGTTCCACTGGGGATTACACCCCTGGGCCATTTATGGTGTTGTGGCACTGGCACTGGGTTTCTTCACCTATAACAAAGGGCTGCCTCTGACCATTCGTTCTGCTTTTTATCCGCTGCTGGGTGAGCGGGTATGGGGGCCGATCGGTCACGTTATCGATATTATTGCGGTGCTGGCAACCATCTTCGGTCTGGCGACTTCGCTCGGTTTGGGTGCTTCTCAGGCGGCAGGCGGACTGAACTTCCTGTTCGGTGTGGATAATACTATCGCTACTCAGATCGCGGTTATTGTCGTAGTAACCGCAATCGCCATTTTCTCTGTTGCTCGCGGGCTTGATGGTGGTGTAAAAGTACTCAGTAATATCAATATGGCTATTGCTGCGGTGTTGCTGCTGTTTGTGATACTGGCGGGATCTATCTCTGGTTTTTTCAGTAACCTGCTGCTGACAGTGACCAGTTATGCAACCGATATTTTGCCACTGAGTAACTGGATTGGTCGTGAAGATGACAAATTCTACACCGGCTGGACAGTATTCTACTGGGCCTGGTGGGTTTCCTGGTCGCCATTTGTCGGGATGTTTATCGCCCGGGTATCAAAGGGTCGTACAGTACGTGAGTTTATGACCGCAGTACTGCTGATTCCAACCGTGGTTTCGGCGGTCTGGATGGCTGCATTTGGCGCCCAGGCACTGGATCAGGTCCAGAGTGGCACAGGTGCGCTGGCGAATGGTCTGGGTGATGTGTCGCTGGCGATGTTCCAGATGCTGGAGAATTTGCCATTGGCTGAGATTACCTCCGCTTTTGCGATTGTACTGGTACTCGTCTTTTTCATCACTTCATCAGATTCCGGTTCGCTGGTAATCGATTCGATTACCGCGGGTGGTAAGGTTGATGCTCCGGCGCCGCAGCGTGTCTTCTGGGCGGTATTGGAGGGACTGATTGCGGGTGTTCTGTTGTACGGTGGTGGAACCGAAGCGCTTAAAGCGCTTCAGGCGGGCGCGATCACAGCCGGCTTGCCATTTACCATTATCCTGTTGCTGATGTGTGTCAGTATCTACAAGGGATTGAAGACTGAGCTATAA
- a CDS encoding GlxA family transcriptional regulator: MTTSSALDPIKDYQKVTRVGFLLLNNFTMIALASAIEPLRMANQLSGHELYSWHMVSESGEPVSASDGLNFTPDFSIADMPELDLLVVCGGVDITRSFTPKQVGWLQLMGRRGVTLAGICTGAYLLAHAGLLDGYDCSTHWECMASLQEHYPKVNCNNRLFTIDRNRMTSSGGISPMDMFLHMVSLQHGPKLSMAVSDMFICDRIRSEFDQQRVPLRQLHNCGDSKPKLVDVIELMENNLEEPIGLDELAAFVDVSRRQLERMFLKYLNCSPSRYYLKLRLDRARQLLKQSSMAIVEISTACGFISTPHFSRCYRKHIGISPRDERKGVLPVSQQQNDITELPLEDGFFASMKRSVAVLNSAQAEPSFGSVVI; this comes from the coding sequence ATGACTACATCCTCTGCTTTGGATCCTATTAAGGATTACCAGAAAGTTACCCGCGTGGGTTTCTTGCTGCTGAATAATTTTACTATGATTGCCCTGGCTTCAGCGATAGAGCCGTTGCGAATGGCAAACCAGCTTTCTGGCCATGAGTTATACAGCTGGCATATGGTGTCTGAATCCGGAGAGCCGGTCAGTGCCAGTGATGGCTTAAACTTTACGCCTGACTTTTCCATAGCGGATATGCCGGAACTGGATCTGCTGGTTGTCTGTGGTGGAGTCGATATCACCCGTAGCTTCACGCCTAAGCAGGTCGGCTGGTTACAGCTAATGGGTCGTCGGGGTGTGACTCTGGCGGGGATCTGCACCGGAGCCTACTTGCTGGCCCATGCTGGCCTGCTTGATGGTTACGATTGTAGTACTCACTGGGAGTGTATGGCGTCACTGCAAGAACACTATCCTAAAGTTAACTGCAACAATCGCCTGTTTACCATAGACAGAAACCGTATGACATCTTCCGGCGGTATCTCACCCATGGATATGTTCCTGCATATGGTGTCACTCCAGCATGGTCCGAAACTGTCTATGGCGGTTTCCGATATGTTCATCTGCGACCGTATACGCAGTGAGTTTGATCAGCAGCGGGTGCCGCTGCGTCAGTTGCATAACTGCGGCGACAGCAAGCCAAAACTGGTCGATGTGATCGAGCTGATGGAAAACAATCTGGAGGAACCGATCGGGCTCGATGAGCTGGCGGCTTTTGTTGATGTTTCCCGGCGCCAGCTGGAGCGGATGTTCCTTAAGTATCTGAATTGCTCGCCATCCCGGTATTATCTGAAGCTGCGTCTGGACCGGGCGCGACAGCTATTGAAACAGTCGAGTATGGCGATTGTGGAGATATCCACCGCCTGTGGGTTTATCTCAACCCCACACTTCAGTCGTTGTTATCGTAAGCATATCGGTATCTCTCCCCGGGATGAGCGAAAAGGGGTGTTGCCGGTTTCTCAGCAGCAGAACGATATAACCGAGTTACCACTGGAGGACGGCTTCTTCGCCAGTATGAAGCGTTCAGTTGCGGTGCTTAACTCAGCACAGGCCGAACCCAGTTTCGGTTCCGTTGTAATCTGA
- a CDS encoding aromatic ring-hydroxylating dioxygenase subunit alpha, whose translation MNQNDLLNTTCATIHDARQDMATMLEARPANYSLPQPLYNDPLMFRIDVEEVFQKEWLFVGMTSEIPAKGDYFTVEIAQNPVLVVRDADGSVNAFHNTCRHRGSRICSEHRGKVANLVCPYHQWTYDLKGNLLFAGTEMGAAFETKEHGLKKAFCKTAGGFIFVCLGKEEPEGDFDEFLTTLEEYMEPYDVENTKLAVESNMYEQANWKLVLENNRECYHCAGNHPELLNTLLEWDDTNDPRASQEFVDHCKEQAEQWDAEGIPHEHRGFGPGLRNRIVRMPLKKGTKVMTLDGESGCKKMLGRIKNPQLGSMRILHLPNSWNHMQSDHFIVFRVLPVSAQESIVTTKWFVHKDAVEGVDYDPERLRQVWDATNDQDRILGEENQRGINSVGYQPGPYSETFEFGIVNFMEWYSETVQKNLKAK comes from the coding sequence ATGAACCAAAATGATCTATTAAACACCACCTGCGCGACTATCCATGATGCGCGGCAGGATATGGCGACGATGCTTGAGGCCCGTCCGGCAAATTACTCCCTGCCTCAGCCACTGTATAACGATCCGTTGATGTTTCGGATTGATGTGGAGGAAGTATTCCAGAAAGAGTGGCTGTTTGTTGGTATGACCAGCGAGATTCCGGCCAAGGGCGATTACTTTACGGTAGAGATTGCCCAGAATCCGGTACTGGTAGTACGGGATGCCGACGGCAGTGTCAATGCATTTCACAACACCTGCCGCCACCGTGGATCCCGCATCTGCTCTGAACACCGGGGCAAGGTTGCTAACCTGGTCTGCCCATACCACCAGTGGACCTATGACCTGAAAGGCAACCTGCTGTTTGCCGGTACAGAGATGGGCGCAGCATTCGAGACCAAAGAACACGGCCTGAAAAAAGCGTTTTGCAAAACAGCCGGCGGTTTCATCTTCGTTTGTCTGGGTAAAGAGGAACCGGAAGGCGATTTCGACGAGTTCCTGACGACCCTTGAAGAGTATATGGAACCTTACGATGTTGAGAACACCAAGCTGGCGGTGGAGTCCAACATGTATGAACAAGCTAACTGGAAACTGGTGCTTGAAAATAACCGTGAGTGCTACCACTGCGCCGGTAACCACCCGGAACTGCTGAACACCCTGCTCGAATGGGATGACACCAACGATCCCCGCGCGTCACAAGAGTTTGTCGATCACTGCAAAGAGCAGGCTGAACAGTGGGATGCTGAGGGCATTCCTCATGAACACCGTGGCTTTGGTCCCGGTCTGCGTAACCGTATCGTGCGCATGCCTCTGAAAAAAGGCACCAAGGTAATGACGCTGGATGGTGAAAGCGGCTGCAAGAAGATGTTGGGACGCATTAAGAATCCACAACTGGGCTCTATGCGCATTCTGCACCTGCCAAACTCATGGAACCATATGCAGTCTGACCACTTTATCGTCTTCCGGGTACTGCCTGTCTCTGCCCAGGAGTCGATTGTGACAACCAAGTGGTTTGTTCACAAAGACGCCGTTGAAGGGGTTGATTACGATCCGGAACGTCTGCGTCAGGTATGGGACGCCACCAACGATCAGGACCGCATTCTGGGTGAAGAGAACCAGCGCGGTATCAACTCTGTCGGTTACCAGCCTGGCCCATACTCAGAAACCTTTGAGTTCGGCATTGTTAACTTTATGGAATGGTACAGCGAAACTGTGCAGAAGAACCTGAAGGCGAAATAA
- a CDS encoding hybrid-cluster NAD(P)-dependent oxidoreductase: MTNNVPATVGSESFIPVNTQTWVNGRHNVRCVKVIKETWDVCTFCFMSEQPVMYFFKPGQFVTLELEIEGQQVMRSYTISSSPSVPYSFSITVKKDPNGQVSSWLHENLKEGDELAVHGPVGLFNCIDYPATKVLLLSGGVGITPMMSMARWWFDTNADVDIAFVHSARTPKDIIFARELDHMASRISNFGLHLICEKLESGQAWHGYRGYLDQSKLEMIAPDFMDREVFCCGPTPYMNAIKKLLQVNGFDMSHYHEESFGATPVEIEEEAIENAEIAQEEAEALTDADMLRVEFLGKGQGKSIQIAPGDTLHTAASKLDLLIPKACGMGICGTCKVLVKEGEAVMEHNGGITDDDVAAGYVLSCCSVPKTDVVIEF, encoded by the coding sequence ATGACGAACAACGTTCCTGCCACTGTTGGCTCAGAAAGCTTTATTCCGGTCAATACTCAGACCTGGGTTAATGGTCGTCACAATGTCCGTTGTGTCAAAGTGATCAAAGAAACCTGGGATGTGTGTACCTTCTGCTTCATGTCTGAGCAGCCGGTTATGTACTTCTTTAAGCCGGGGCAATTTGTCACGCTGGAACTGGAGATTGAGGGCCAGCAGGTAATGCGTTCCTATACTATCTCCAGTTCGCCTTCGGTGCCTTACAGCTTTTCCATTACGGTTAAAAAAGACCCTAATGGACAGGTTTCAAGCTGGTTGCATGAAAATCTTAAGGAGGGTGATGAGCTTGCCGTTCACGGTCCTGTAGGGTTGTTTAACTGTATCGATTATCCTGCTACCAAAGTGTTACTGCTGTCCGGTGGCGTAGGGATTACCCCGATGATGTCGATGGCGCGTTGGTGGTTTGATACTAATGCCGACGTCGATATCGCTTTTGTACACAGTGCCCGCACACCAAAAGATATTATCTTTGCGCGTGAGCTTGATCATATGGCGTCGCGAATCAGTAACTTTGGTCTGCATCTGATCTGTGAAAAGCTTGAGAGCGGGCAGGCGTGGCATGGGTATCGCGGCTATCTCGATCAGTCTAAGCTGGAGATGATTGCACCGGACTTTATGGATCGTGAAGTGTTCTGTTGTGGTCCTACCCCCTACATGAATGCTATCAAGAAGCTGCTGCAGGTTAACGGCTTTGATATGAGTCATTACCATGAGGAGTCGTTTGGCGCGACCCCGGTAGAGATAGAAGAGGAAGCGATTGAAAACGCTGAAATCGCTCAGGAAGAAGCCGAAGCGCTCACCGATGCAGATATGCTGCGGGTTGAGTTCTTGGGTAAGGGCCAGGGTAAGAGTATTCAGATCGCCCCCGGCGATACACTGCATACCGCCGCTTCCAAACTCGACCTGTTGATTCCTAAAGCCTGTGGTATGGGTATCTGCGGTACCTGTAAAGTGCTGGTTAAAGAGGGTGAAGCGGTCATGGAGCATAACGGCGGTATTACCGATGATGATGTCGCGGCAGGGTATGTCTTGTCCTGCTGTAGTGTGCCAAAAACAGATGTCGTGATTGAGTTCTGA